One Sphingomonas faeni genomic window, GTGATAGTCTGACTGCACCCCACCCAGCATCAATGTATCGATACCGCTGCCGCCATCGATCCGGTCGAAGCCCGCATCCGGCTTGATACCGGCAGTGCCGGTGACCGTAACGATGGTGTCATCGCCTGCGCCGCCTGCCAGAACGTTGTTGCCGGCATTGCCGAGTATATAGTTCGCGCCATCATTGCCGGTCGCGTTGATGGCCGCAGTGCCGGTCAGCACCAGATTCTCCAGATCGGCACCGAGCACGTAACTGATGCTCGACATCACTGTATCGATACCACTGCCGCCGAATTCGCTGATTTGATCGCCCACATTGTCGATCACGTAACGATCGTCGCCCGCCCCGCCATTCAGGAAGTCTACGCCCATCCCGCCGTCAAGCAAGTCATTGCCCTCGCCCCCGAACAGCTGGTCCGAACCAATCCCGCCGTACAGCCTGTCGTTGCCTGCAGACCCGAACAGCTGGTCGTCGCCAGCACCGCCTTGGACGGTGTTGTCGGTCGCATCGCCAATAAACAGATCGTTGCCCGACCCTAGGATCGCGATCTCGAAGCCCGAAACCTGGTCGATGCCCCCCTGCGTGCCGGCATTCACCTGACCTGAAGCCAGGTTGATCTGCACCGTATCAGTCAGGTCGCCATAGAACAAAGTATCGATGCCAGCACCGCCGATCAGGAGGTCATTCCCCGCACCGCCAGAGACATAATCGTTGCCCGCGCCTGCATCGATGGTGTTGGCACCTGTGTCGCCAGTCATAGCGTCGTCGAACGCCGAGCCCACAAGACCTTCGATCCCGCTGAGGATGTCGAAGCTTCCCCCGGCAACCTGTGCGCCCCCGAGGCTGAGGTTCGCCGTCACGCCTGCCAGTGCATCACTATACGAGGCCGTGTCGCTTCCGGTACCGCCGATAAGGGTGTTGTTGCCGAGACCGCCGTGCAGCATATCGTCGCCATCGCCACCGTTCAACGTATCGTTGCCAACGCCGCCGTCGAGGCGGTTGGCCCCAGCGTCTCCGGTCAAATTGTCATCGAAGACCGACCCGATCAGGTTCTCAACTCCACTGATGGTATCGGAGCCGGCACCGGTCGCCTGCGCGCCGGTAAGGCCGAGACTGACCGTCACGCCGAGGGCTGCATCGGTGTAGCTCGCCGTGTCGTTTCCGGCACCGCCGATCAGGGTGTCGTCGCCGGTCCCGCCGATCAGCACGTCGTCGCCATCACCACCGTCCAGTGTGTCGTTGCCGGCCAGGCCGATTAGTACGTCGTTGCCGCCCATGCCGCTGAGGACATCGTTGCCAGTGGCGCCCGTGAGGGTCTCGTCGGTGGCGAAGCCCGTCAGCACCAGGCTGCCGATGAACCCGTCGAAGTTGAAGGCCGTGAACCCGCCCGTGTAGCCGTTGCTGATCGCAAATATGGTCGTGAAGCTGTTGGTGACGCCCGCGCCGTCGCGGTCGCTCTGGAGCAGCAGATCTGTTCCCGACTGGACCAGACGCAGATTGCCGCTGGCAAAGGCGTTGCTGTTGGCGGTGTAACCGGTCAGCCCCAAGTTCAGAAAGCTGCTCAGTTCGAACCGGTCGCCGGTATTGCCCCGCTCAAAGTCCGTCACGCGGTTGGTTCGAGTCGTCGTGGCCACGTCGGTCGAGGAGCCGGCGGTGGCACCAACACCCAACTGGATGGTGTCCGCACCAGCGCCCAGCGTGAGTTGGTAGTTGTTGACGGTGGATGCACCGCGCATGCTGATGCTGACGATGTCGGCACCGGTTCCTGCGTCGATCGTGGCGCTGGCGACGCCGGTCAGGATGATGCGGTCGTTCCCTTCACCACCCACGACATTGACGACATCGAGGTTGCGATCGTTGGAGGTCGCACCCGGGGCCAGGTAGGTGGCGGTCGAGAGACCGACCGCAATCGCGGCCGGTGCCGCGGTGACCGTACCGCCGCGGAGTTCGATAAAGTCGTTGCCGTCGCCACCGTCCATGGTGATGTTGGTCGCTACGGCTGCGGCTGCACGCGTCACGAAAATGCTGTCGTTCCCGCCATAGCCGAACAGCGAGTCCGTCTGACCGAGCGCAGTCGTGGCGGCCACCCCGGTGTCGGTGATCAGGTTGAAGTCGTCATTGCCGCGCAACGTGTCGCCGTAGCTCGATCCGGCCAGGTATTCGATGTCGACCAGGGTATCGACACCCTCGCCACCGGTGTCCTGCGCCACGCCCTGGATCCGGAGATCGACGTTCACGCCCGCCGTCGCGTTCACATAGGTGGCGGTGTCCAGGCCCTCGCCGCCGTTTAGAATATCGTCGCCCAGTCCACCGGACAGGGTGTCGTTGCCAAACCAGCCGTCGAGCCGGTCATTGCCCTGATTGCCGACCAGCGTGTCTGCGCTACCGCTGCCGCGCACGACGTCGTCGCCGAGACCACCGCGGAAGATCACGCGCTCGATGCTCGTGAAGGAGCCGCTTTGGACGCCGTTGACCGTAATCGCGCTATTGCCGGCCAAGTTGGCGAGATCGAAGCTGATCGCACCGGTGTGATCAGTGTAATAGGCGTAGGCAGTATCGCTGCCGTCGCCACCATCGAACGTGTCGTCGCCGCCGTCGTTGGTGAAGACGGTGGTCAACCCGGCCGCACTCCCGCTGGCGATGCCGCCCACCAGGGTATCGTCGCCGTCGCCACCGCGCAGGATGTCGTTGCCCATGCCGCCAATGAGGCTGTCGTTACCGGCCCCACCCTCAAGCACGTCGTTACCGTCGGCGGTCGTCGCCCCGGTGTTGAACGTGTTGACATAGTCCCCGAAGATTACGTCGTTGCCGGCATTGCCGACAAGGGTATCAGCACCACCACCGCCGACTAGGAAATCAGCGACCGAGCCGCCGACCAGACGGTTTGCCGCCGTATCGCTGCCCGTGAGCACGTTGGCGAACCCGACCGCACCGATTACGTTCTCCATGTTGGTGATCGTGTCGCGGCCCCCGAAGGTTCCGACCGTCTGGGCGACGATGGTGTTCAGGTTGACCGAGACCGTCGACGTCGAGGCGGAATAGTCGATGGTATCCGACCCGGCCGCGCCATCATAAATGTCGGCACCGCCGCCATCGAAGACGATGTTGTCGTTGGCATCGCCCGTAATCGTATCCGCACCAGAGCCGGTACGGACGTTCTCGAAGCCGACGATGATGTCGTTGCCGACGCCTGTAGCCTGCGCCGCCTGAACGTTCAGGTCGACCGTCACGCCCGTCGTGCCGCTGAAGGACACGGTGTCTATCCCTGCGCCGCCGTTGAGCACGTCGTCGCCAAGGCCACCGTCGATCACGTTAGCGTTGCCGTCGCCCGCCAGGACGTCGTTCCCGTCGCCACCGGTCAAATTCTCGATGTTGCGCAAGGCAGCGATTTGCACACCACCAACGGTGGCAACGCTGTCCGTTGCACCGTTAAGCGAGGCCGTCACGCCGGCGGTGTAGCTCGCGAACGACGCGGTATCCGATCCGGCGCCACCGTCCAGCAGGTCTACCGTGCCGCCGGCGTTTGCACCTGGGTTGAGGGTGTCGTCACCATCGCCGCCCGACAGCACGTTCTCGGCAGCATCGCCTGTGAGCGTGTCGTTAAAGGCCGAACCTTGAAGGTTCTGGAAGCCGCTGAGCGTGTCTATGCC contains:
- a CDS encoding M10 family metallopeptidase C-terminal domain-containing protein yields the protein MTDGAMGVGTWDPLAEIDHLTIMDGCNCAACQGLRETKDGVDGANPKSVDPTGANPEGNNIGELLPLGTNPDGSHFFTGNRNVDATLIGSKWGILNLTYSFPTSGSNYNGSGYDTNGVSLYHVDLGTQQQTAARASFAQLSAATGLTFQEITDTDTVHANIRISQSADNDVGSAYGNFPSDTRGLSGDIWFGRTNQPYYDLAFKGTWGYATMMHEIGHTMGLKHGHQDYTNSDLSFYFGGAPRYGTQSLTPDRDGQAWSLMTYTPAPFTNSNFAGEKINQPQTYMQYDLAALQYMYGANYTTNAGDSVYTFSQTTGEMFINGVGQGAPSGNKIFLTVWDGGGNDTIDASNYSNGITVDLRPGEFSTFDQSQLANSLAYQGLTSLAPGNIAMSLLYNNDTRSLIENVKGGAGNDVLVGNTANNILDGGAGSDAVIFTNTTGVTVTLNDTGADVIVSHDGETDTLRNIENIGGTIGNDTLTGNSQDNILSGGASGADTLIGGAGNDRLIGGGFTVTTSFVVTPESAPSKADITKPQTANNGSIATAVDTAGAYDIDANANITNSTTIPHATINATAAGGALEYYRVDVTAAGAQAIFDIDGTGSLDDSIIELVDGAGTLLATNDTGPGDPGTSFNDDAYITYTFAAAGTYYIRVGRYTSSAVAQPMLAGQTYQLNISLQGAAGSTIFTTNNTSSLVADGGEGNDYLQGTIANDILNGGNGNDTASFVTANSTTATGVTVDLNLQGAAQNTVAAGNDTLTGIENLIGSRLDDMLIGNADANVIEGGLGNDTLVGGAGNDTASYAGATAGVAVSLALQGTVQNTGIAGIDTLSGFQNLQGSAFNDTLTGDAAENVLSGGDGDDTLNPGANAGGTVDLLDGGAGSDTASFASYTAGVTASLNGATDSVATVGGVQIAALRNIENLTGGDGNDVLAGDGNANVIDGGLGDDVLNGGAGIDTVSFSGTTGVTVDLNVQAAQATGVGNDIIVGFENVRTGSGADTITGDANDNIVFDGGGADIYDGAAGSDTIDYSASTSTVSVNLNTIVAQTVGTFGGRDTITNMENVIGAVGFANVLTGSDTAANRLVGGSVADFLVGGGGADTLVGNAGNDVIFGDYVNTFNTGATTADGNDVLEGGAGNDSLIGGMGNDILRGGDGDDTLVGGIASGSAAGLTTVFTNDGGDDTFDGGDGSDTAYAYYTDHTGAISFDLANLAGNSAITVNGVQSGSFTSIERVIFRGGLGDDVVRGSGSADTLVGNQGNDRLDGWFGNDTLSGGLGDDILNGGEGLDTATYVNATAGVNVDLRIQGVAQDTGGEGVDTLVDIEYLAGSSYGDTLRGNDDFNLITDTGVAATTALGQTDSLFGYGGNDSIFVTRAAAAVATNITMDGGDGNDFIELRGGTVTAAPAAIAVGLSTATYLAPGATSNDRNLDVVNVVGGEGNDRIILTGVASATIDAGTGADIVSISMRGASTVNNYQLTLGAGADTIQLGVGATAGSSTDVATTTRTNRVTDFERGNTGDRFELSSFLNLGLTGYTANSNAFASGNLRLVQSGTDLLLQSDRDGAGVTNSFTTIFAISNGYTGGFTAFNFDGFIGSLVLTGFATDETLTGATGNDVLSGMGGNDVLIGLAGNDTLDGGDGDDVLIGGTGDDTLIGGAGNDTASYTDAALGVTVSLGLTGAQATGAGSDTISGVENLIGSVFDDNLTGDAGANRLDGGVGNDTLNGGDGDDMLHGGLGNNTLIGGTGSDTASYSDALAGVTANLSLGGAQVAGGSFDILSGIEGLVGSAFDDAMTGDTGANTIDAGAGNDYVSGGAGNDLLIGGAGIDTLFYGDLTDTVQINLASGQVNAGTQGGIDQVSGFEIAILGSGNDLFIGDATDNTVQGGAGDDQLFGSAGNDRLYGGIGSDQLFGGEGNDLLDGGMGVDFLNGGAGDDRYVIDNVGDQISEFGGSGIDTVMSSISYVLGADLENLVLTGTAAINATGNDGANYILGNAGNNVLAGGAGDDTIVTVTGTAGIKPDAGFDRIDGGSGIDTLMLGGVQSDYHVLNADGHTFLVTARGATEVSGIEQGAFGFTAAQSWSTVLTGTAAFDGLSYIAGWSDLRAVYGTDAAAGQEHFLQYGFTEGRSLSFNALDYIASWSDLRLTFGTDATAGARHFIEYGATENRDVTFDGWTYLASYSDLIQTYGANETAAAEHYIRFGADEGRATSFDAVAYAAANVDLAAAFGTDQEALARHYVTYGYAEGRALGPGAAVIAPAALVAVSADTTVPTAAFVDTNTGHHDTPLFHGEGWLVAPDVTAFETNTLIIA